A segment of the Neochlamydia sp. S13 genome:
GGCAATTAAGGGTGTCCAGCCTTCAGCGTCTTCACTATTGATATTTTCTCCCTCCATCAATAGCTTTTCTACTACTGAAAAGTTATTGCTTTCTGCTGCTAAATGAAGGGAGGTAGAGTTTTCATTAGCTATATGCGTAGTTGTTAATCTATCTTCCAAAGCTTCTTTAATTTTTTGGTCTTTAGTTCTACACCACAAAGAAGCGATTAAGTGGGGATCTACATTTTCTTGCTTTAGATAATCAATGACTGTTGCAAAACGATCGGCTTGGCTCCATTTTTTATATTTTATTTTTCCATTTTCAATTCCTTCTAAAATAAATCCTCCTCGTAAAGCTAGTTTGGCTATAGACCAAGAACAAACTCCTGCTTTTTGAAGGGTAGTAGGAATATAGTGGTCGTGAACAAGGCCAAGTTCTTTATCCACACCTTTTTCAAAATATGTCCTCAATACATTCGTGTTCAGTAATCTATGAATGTATTCAATATTAATCTTAGAAGGATCAGCTATTTTATAAATATGCAAACCGGTGGGTAGGTCTGCATGAAGTCCTTTATTCAGCTTGATTAGCCGGTTGCCTTTAATGAGAAAACCATAGATGTGGCTGGCTGTAATTAACTTAAATACCAAAGGCAAAAAAATTGTTTTGCCTTGATGATACGCGTCTAAAAGAATTTCTGGCATTATAGTGGGATCTTTTTCAACTTTTAAGATCATTTCAATAATAGGAAGAATAATTTCTTGCTCAGGAAGATCTAGATGCTGTTTAAGCGAATTATAAAGAGCTTGAAAAGTAATGCGATGATCAGAACCTTCTAACTCAAAAAACTGCCCATTTATTTGGCTTTTACCGACAATACTAAATCGATGAGCCATAAGTTTAATATGACAAATGGAAGCTAAGTTAGGATTATACTTATAGAGTATATCAAGGGCTTCTTGATTATCTGTGGCTTGGGCTATTCCCAATATAATCTGTAAACTTTCTGAGAGCACAACTCCTTTAGCTTTGTATGCATATAAATGCTTTTCTAGAGTAGTATTACAGCGTGCTAGAAGCAATTTAACCAGCCGGCCACATAGAGTACCCTCTACCATAGCGTAAAGCTCAGGATTTTGTAACATCTTATGGACATCGGGAGAAATAGCAGACACAGGAGTTGCAGGTGAAGTCTTTGATAGAGGAGCGGGGGAGAGATTTTGAACTTGCATGAGGTTAAGCCCTTTCTTTAATGTTTTATAAGGCTAATAGCAAAGCTTTCATTATTTAACAATCTAATCAATCCTAGAAAATATTGATGATTTATTTTTAGCAAGTAGCTATAGGAAAGCGTTTATAGGTTATCCTTGCTTTTCAAGCTTTAATTCAAAAATTTAACCGCAGTTAAACATAAGCTATAACTCCATTAATTAAAATAGGAAAATATATTTTTAATTTAAGTTTTAGATGGGATGTAGCTTTTTAATTCATTATCTAGCAGAGAGTTAAATAATTATAATGCTTAATAAAGTTAGCAGAGGCATATTCTATGCGGGTTAATACTCAAGGTTGCTTACTATTCGTCCATCTTAATTAGATATGCATCTGTAGATGCACTAAAGAGCTTGGGCAAGAACGTGAAGAAGTTAAGCCATACCCTTCCATAACAGACATAGCCTTTGATTTTTGTGGGATGAAGCTCTGTAAGGCGAAGGAGAATGCAAAGTTTGCCAGCATGGGAATGACAAGCGGAGAATTTGAAGAAAGATTCACTTAAGCATTTGTTCAAATCTATAGGAGATTATTTTGAGGGATTTGACAAAGAGCAATAAAGCGGATGAATTAATAACAAAATCGATGATCCTTTAAGTTGCCAAAGAACCTAAAAATTTCTTATAGACAGGAAGCTTATGATAGATAATCTTTCTACCCATCATCTTATATTCGGAGTATAGATCCTTCAGCCTCTCCGCGAGGAGAAGGAACCTTAAGCCAAAGACTGGCAAGACTTGGATGGAGAAAAAAGAAATAATACTTTGAAAGTCATTTAGAGCTTGGCAGGGAATTTTTTCTTTAGGAAAGTGGCCTATCAGCAAGCATGCTTTATAATTTAAATGCTGCTCTACGAAATAGATGGAAGAATTGGAATATCTAAAAGACAATGGGTGCTAATTTAGTAGCATAAGGCAGGGCCTTAAAACAAACGACCTACTAGATTATTTACTTAACAAGGCCCTTTAGAGGAGGAAAATTAAAAGTTCATACTTATCAAGCTTAATCTATCAAATTAAAGAGGGCCTGCCGGATTTCCTCTGAAAGGGTTGCATAGTGGAGCGGATCACGACGCAGCTTATTTTCTATTTTCCATATCTTATGAATACTCCCATCATGCAGCAATAAGATACGGTCTGCCAGATAAATAGCATCACGGAAATCATGGGTATTCATTAAAATCGTACAATTTAATTTTTCTTTGATTTTGCGTAATAGTTCATAAATCTGCTCACGAAGCACTACATCTAGCTTGTTAAAAGGTTCGTCTAGCAGTAGAAGAGGGCGTTGTTGCAAAAGAGCACGAGCGAGAGAAGCCCTTTGGCGCATTCCTCCAGAAAGTTGCTCAGGATATAGGTTAGCACTTTCTTTGAGGCCCATTTCTGAAAGCAGGCTTAATGCTTTTTGCTGGAGAGATAAGCTAGAAGAAGGCTTTTTCCCTAATTCTGTAGGGAGGAGTAAGTTTTCTAGAATGGTTCTCCAAGGAAGTAATAGATCTTCTTGCGCCATAAAAGCAATGGATTCTGCAGGTTGACCTGTGGCCACGCTAATAACTCCTGTTTCGAGCGGTAATATGCCTGCGAGGAGTTTAAAGAGAGTCGTTTTCCCTGATCCTGACCATCCTACTAAAGAAATAACTTCGTTAGGTGATATATCTAACGAAAGATTTTTTAGTATCTTTTTTTCTCCAAAAGAAAAAGAGAGATTTTGAATTTTTAATAAGAATGTTGGCATATTCACTCGTTGAGTCTTTTTTATCTTAATAAAAGAGAGGATTGAATGAAACACAAGCTTAAAGATGTATAAACTGTCTTTCAAGAACATTGAATGAATAGATGGATTGTAGATGAAGAGTGTTATTATAACAATCTCTAGGGGAAAGCTTAGAAAATTTTTTATCTCCATCTCCTTTGGCGTCTTGAAAGTATCTTCCTGGAAAGGAAAAAAAGTAGAGAGTTTGGCTAACTTTTAAGGAGATAAAAGATAAATTAGATTGTATGGTGCCCTACTATTAGTTCTATAGGTGTTTCCTCTTGATGACTATCACTAAATTATCTATGATCATTTCACTAATTTTAAAATTCATTAAGGAGAGTTGTGGAAAAAAGTCACGTTCCTTCTAAAGGAACCGTTTTGTCAGCTATGTTTCTTGTAGCGGGTTGTTGTATTGGTGGAGGAATGCTTGCTTTGCCTGTTGCCACGGGTGTAAATGGTTTTATACCTTCTTTAGTCGTCATGGTTATTTGTTGGATAATGATGACAATTACAGGTCTACTTTTATTGGAAGTTAGCCTGTGGATGGAAGAAGGTGTCCATGTTGATACCATGACACACCGCCTTTTAGGAAATGTTGGACGTTGGATTAGCTGGATTCTTTATCTCTTTATTTGTTATGCCTCGCTTGTTGCCTATACGGCAGCAGGAGGCCATCAGCTAGCTATAGCTTTCGACAGCGTTTTCAATATTCCCTTGACTAAAGAACTAGGGTGTACGATTTATATCTTAACTTTTGGACTCGTCCTCTATTTAGGGAGTGCCATTGTAGGCCGAGTCAATGCAATTTTATTTATGGCTATGCTTGCTTCCTATGTAGCCTTAATTAGCATAGGGATGCCTGAAGTGCAAGTTACTTATTTGAAATATAGTCATTGGACAGGTTTTCTATTAGCTATTCCTTTAATGTTGGCCTCTTTCAGCTATCAAACAATGGTCCCAAGTTTGACCCCTTATTTAAAAAAGAATTTAAAGGGCTTACGTTTAGCAATTATTGGAGGGACCTCTATCACCTTTATGATCTATGCTTTATGGCAATGTATGATGCTTGGGATTGTGCCTGTAGAAGGAACCCATGGCTTGGCTCAAGCCTTGATAGATGGCAAGCCTGCCACCCTTTTTTTAAATGAACATGTGCATGGAAAGTATGTAGCAAGTATTGCCCATTTTTTTGCTTTTTTTGCCGTTGTCACTTCTTTTTTGGGAATTGCTTTAGGGTTATTTGATTTCCTTTCCGATGGATTAAAGATTAAAAAAATAGGAATGGGAAACGTAATATTAGGCATCTTAATCATCATGCCTACCCTTGTTTTTGCTACTCAATTTGAAAGAGTGTTTGTCGTCGCTTTAGATTCGTCGGGCGGTTATGGGGATACAATCTTAAATGGCTTTATTCCTGTTTTAATGGTTTGGGTAGGGCGGTATTCTAAAGGATATCCAGCTTATTTTCGCGTGCCGGGAGGAAAATTACTACTAAGCGTAGTATTTATATTTTTTCTTCTATGTTTATTGCTTGAGATTTTTGTACACACCGGGTATTTATCTTCTGTGTATGAAGCCTACGAACTAATCGAAAAAAGAATCGACATTTAGGAGAAATTGTCATGCGTTTTTTATTAGCTATAAAAGCATTTATTAAAGCTTGGAAGGAGCCCACTAAGGCTCTAGTTTTTTTAGACGATTCGGTGAAAAATTTAGAAAGTATCAAGCAAGACTATTCACATTTGCGCTTGCTTGCTTTATTGCAACAGTCAGGGCGGCTTATTGATTTTTTAAAAGAAGATATTCATGCTTTTACT
Coding sequences within it:
- a CDS encoding ankyrin repeat domain-containing protein, whose amino-acid sequence is MQVQNLSPAPLSKTSPATPVSAISPDVHKMLQNPELYAMVEGTLCGRLVKLLLARCNTTLEKHLYAYKAKGVVLSESLQIILGIAQATDNQEALDILYKYNPNLASICHIKLMAHRFSIVGKSQINGQFFELEGSDHRITFQALYNSLKQHLDLPEQEIILPIIEMILKVEKDPTIMPEILLDAYHQGKTIFLPLVFKLITASHIYGFLIKGNRLIKLNKGLHADLPTGLHIYKIADPSKINIEYIHRLLNTNVLRTYFEKGVDKELGLVHDHYIPTTLQKAGVCSWSIAKLALRGGFILEGIENGKIKYKKWSQADRFATVIDYLKQENVDPHLIASLWCRTKDQKIKEALEDRLTTTHIANENSTSLHLAAESNNFSVVEKLLMEGENINSEDAEGWTPLIAAACQGHVEMVEYLLERGAYVNKTGKTGLNAYWHLLSQQGECSKNPKMENHIKKVKQLLIEKGIDTDLSNGFRLMAQRHAKGF
- a CDS encoding ABC transporter ATP-binding protein — protein: MPTFLLKIQNLSFSFGEKKILKNLSLDISPNEVISLVGWSGSGKTTLFKLLAGILPLETGVISVATGQPAESIAFMAQEDLLLPWRTILENLLLPTELGKKPSSSLSLQQKALSLLSEMGLKESANLYPEQLSGGMRQRASLARALLQQRPLLLLDEPFNKLDVVLREQIYELLRKIKEKLNCTILMNTHDFRDAIYLADRILLLHDGSIHKIWKIENKLRRDPLHYATLSEEIRQALFNLID
- a CDS encoding amino acid permease, coding for MEKSHVPSKGTVLSAMFLVAGCCIGGGMLALPVATGVNGFIPSLVVMVICWIMMTITGLLLLEVSLWMEEGVHVDTMTHRLLGNVGRWISWILYLFICYASLVAYTAAGGHQLAIAFDSVFNIPLTKELGCTIYILTFGLVLYLGSAIVGRVNAILFMAMLASYVALISIGMPEVQVTYLKYSHWTGFLLAIPLMLASFSYQTMVPSLTPYLKKNLKGLRLAIIGGTSITFMIYALWQCMMLGIVPVEGTHGLAQALIDGKPATLFLNEHVHGKYVASIAHFFAFFAVVTSFLGIALGLFDFLSDGLKIKKIGMGNVILGILIIMPTLVFATQFERVFVVALDSSGGYGDTILNGFIPVLMVWVGRYSKGYPAYFRVPGGKLLLSVVFIFFLLCLLLEIFVHTGYLSSVYEAYELIEKRIDI